The following are encoded together in the Balaenoptera acutorostrata chromosome 9, mBalAcu1.1, whole genome shotgun sequence genome:
- the LOC102997419 gene encoding LOW QUALITY PROTEIN: olfactory receptor 5G3-like (The sequence of the model RefSeq protein was modified relative to this genomic sequence to represent the inferred CDS: substituted 1 base at 1 genomic stop codon) produces the protein MEDQNQTAVTDFLFLGLTDHLYQQIVLFVILLFVYLATVGGNLGMIILIWMDPRLHTPMYFFLSHLSFVDMCSSSSIAPKMLCDIFAEKKGISLMGCAAQMWFFGLFVATECFLLASMAYDRYMAICKPLLYTLVMSQRVCMQLVIGPYAVALISTMTHTILTFCLPFRGPNIINHFFCDISPLLSLACADTWTNKLVLFILAGAIGVLSGLIITVSYVCILVAILRIQTADGRRKAFFTCSSHLAAVSILYGTLFFIYVXPSSSSSLLINKVISLFYTVVIPMLNPLIYSLRNKEVKNAFSRKFESKNCLVSR, from the coding sequence ATGGAAGATCAGAATCAGACAGCAGTGACTGACTTTCTTTTCTTGGGCCTCACAGATCATCTCTATCAGCAGATTGTCCTCTTTGTCATTCTTCTCTTTGTCTATCTTGCCACAGTGGGGGGCAATTTGGGGATGATCATTCTCATATGGATGGATCCCAGACTCCACACACCTATGTACTTTTTTCTTAGCCATTTGTCCTTTGTAGACATGTGTTCCTCTTCTTCCATTGCCCCCAAGATGCTGTGTGATATCTTTGCAGAGAAAAAGGGCATCTCTTTGATGGGTTGTGCCGCACAGATGTGGTTCTTTGGTCTTTTTGTGGCAACCGAATGTTTCCTCCTGGCTTCCATGGCCTATGATCGGTATATGGCCATCTGTAAGCCCTTGTTGTACACACTCGTTATGTCCCAGAGGGTCTGTATGCAGCTGGTTATAGGCCCTTATGCTGTGGCTCTTATAAGCACCATGACTCATACAATTCTCACTTTTTGCTTACCCTTCCGTGGTCCAAATATTATCAATCACTTTTTCTGTGATATTTCACCACTGCTTTCCCTAGCATGTGCAGACACCTGGACCAATAAGTTGGTGCTTTTCATCTTGGCTGGAGCAATAGGAGTACTCAGTGGCTTGATCATCACAGTCTCCTATGTTTGCATCCTGGTGGCCATCCTGAGGATCCAGACTGCTGATGGGAGGAGGAAGGCTTTTTTTACTTGTTCTTCTCACCTGGCAGCTGTCTccatcctatatgggactcttttcttcatttatgtCTGACCTAGCTCAAGTTCCTCCCTACTCATTAATAAAGTGATTTCTCTCTTTTACACTGTGGTGATCCCCATGTTGAACCCTCTCATCTACAGCTTGAGgaacaaggaggtgaaaaatGCATTCAGTAGGaagtttgaaagtaaaaattGTCTAGTAAGTAGGTAA